One genomic window of Vibrio rhizosphaerae includes the following:
- a CDS encoding FAD-dependent oxidoreductase — protein MSQNVYQFIDVNRVDPAKKPLNIRKIEFVEIYEPFTRQQATAQADRCLDCGNPYCEWKCPVHNYIPQWLKLANEGRIIEAAELSHQTNSLPEVCGRVCPQDRLCEGSCTLNDDFGAVTIGNIEKYITDKAFEMGWKPDLSQVEWSDKKVAIIGAGPAGLAAADVLVRNGVKAVVFDRYPEIGGLLTFGIPSFKLEKEVMQNRRRIFTEMGVEFRLNTEVGKDVELQSLIDEYDAVFLGVGTYKNMRAGLENEDANGVYDALPFLVSNTYRVMQLEDSQPFIDMAGKNVVVLGGGDTAMDCVRTSIRQQASHVICAYRRDEENMPGSRREVKNAREEGVEFMFNLQPLGIEVDNHGQVTGVKVVKTALGEPDEAGRRRPEPVSGSEHVLAADAVIMAFGFQPHAMPWLEPFGVELDQWGRLKAPEAGQYPYQTTNAKIFAGGDAVRGSDLVVTAIDEGRKAAGGILDYLDI, from the coding sequence ATGAGCCAGAACGTTTATCAGTTCATTGATGTCAATCGTGTCGATCCGGCCAAAAAGCCGCTCAATATACGGAAGATAGAATTCGTTGAAATCTATGAACCTTTTACTCGCCAGCAGGCGACCGCGCAGGCGGATCGCTGTCTGGACTGCGGTAATCCTTATTGTGAATGGAAATGTCCGGTCCATAACTACATCCCACAGTGGCTAAAACTGGCCAATGAGGGACGAATTATCGAAGCCGCGGAACTCTCACATCAGACCAACAGTCTGCCGGAAGTCTGTGGTCGGGTGTGCCCGCAAGATCGCCTGTGTGAAGGCTCTTGTACACTGAACGATGATTTCGGCGCAGTGACCATCGGGAATATTGAAAAATATATTACCGATAAAGCCTTTGAAATGGGCTGGAAACCAGACCTGTCTCAAGTCGAGTGGTCCGATAAAAAGGTCGCGATTATCGGTGCCGGCCCTGCAGGTTTGGCGGCAGCGGATGTCTTAGTCAGAAATGGCGTCAAAGCCGTCGTTTTTGACCGTTACCCAGAAATCGGCGGATTGCTCACGTTCGGAATTCCATCCTTCAAGCTGGAAAAAGAAGTAATGCAAAACCGCCGGCGCATTTTTACTGAAATGGGTGTTGAGTTCCGGTTGAATACCGAAGTGGGTAAAGATGTCGAACTACAATCACTGATTGATGAATACGATGCGGTGTTCCTTGGCGTCGGCACGTATAAAAACATGCGGGCCGGACTGGAAAATGAAGACGCCAACGGGGTCTATGACGCTTTGCCATTTTTAGTGTCCAATACCTACCGGGTGATGCAGTTAGAAGATTCGCAACCTTTCATTGATATGGCCGGAAAAAATGTCGTCGTGTTAGGCGGCGGGGATACGGCGATGGACTGCGTCCGTACCTCCATTCGTCAGCAGGCCTCACATGTGATCTGTGCGTATCGCCGCGATGAAGAAAACATGCCGGGCTCACGACGTGAAGTCAAAAATGCCCGCGAAGAAGGTGTCGAGTTCATGTTTAACCTGCAACCATTGGGGATTGAAGTCGATAACCATGGTCAGGTCACCGGAGTCAAAGTGGTCAAAACCGCGCTCGGTGAACCGGATGAAGCCGGTCGTCGTCGCCCGGAGCCAGTCTCAGGTAGTGAACATGTATTGGCGGCCGATGCGGTGATTATGGCGTTTGGCTTCCAGCCTCATGCCATGCCATGGCTGGAACCATTTGGTGTCGAACTGGATCAATGGGGCCGCCTTAAAGCACCAGAAGCGGGCCAATATCCATACCAGACCACCAATGCAAAAATCTTTGCCGGAGGCGATGCCGTGCGCGGTTCGGATCTGGTGGTCACCGCCATTGATGAAGGCCGTAAAGCAGCCGGAGGCATCCTCGATTACTTAGACATCTGA
- the mtnN gene encoding 5'-methylthioadenosine/S-adenosylhomocysteine nucleosidase, which yields MKIGIIGAMEQEVAILKSSIQNLQEEKKGGCIYYSGQINGLDVVLLQSGIGKVAAAVGTALLLELYKPDVVINTGSAGGFEPSLTMGDVVISTEVRHHDADVTAFGYEMGQMASQPAAFKADQKLIQLAEDALAQLGNKHAVHGLICTGDTFVCQPERQAFIRQHFPQVVAVEMEASAIAQTCHQFNTPFVVVRAISDVADKESPMSFDEFLPLAAASSSEMVLKMLERLRHQA from the coding sequence ATGAAAATTGGCATCATTGGCGCGATGGAGCAAGAAGTGGCGATTCTCAAATCGTCAATTCAGAATTTGCAAGAGGAAAAGAAAGGCGGATGCATCTATTACTCTGGTCAAATCAATGGATTGGATGTGGTCCTGCTTCAATCGGGAATTGGTAAAGTGGCTGCGGCAGTCGGCACCGCCCTGTTGTTAGAGCTCTATAAACCCGATGTTGTGATTAATACCGGATCCGCCGGTGGTTTTGAGCCATCCCTGACCATGGGTGATGTCGTCATTTCCACGGAAGTCAGACACCATGATGCCGATGTGACCGCTTTTGGCTATGAAATGGGCCAGATGGCCAGCCAGCCGGCAGCTTTCAAAGCCGATCAAAAATTAATCCAACTAGCAGAAGATGCCCTGGCACAACTGGGCAACAAACATGCTGTTCACGGCCTGATTTGTACCGGTGATACTTTTGTCTGCCAGCCTGAACGCCAAGCGTTTATCCGTCAGCATTTCCCGCAGGTGGTTGCTGTTGAAATGGAAGCCTCGGCTATCGCTCAGACTTGTCATCAGTTCAACACACCGTTTGTCGTCGTCCGGGCAATCTCTGATGTGGCGGATAAAGAATCCCCCATGTCATTTGATGAGTTTTTACCACTCGCCGCTGCGAGCTCTTCAGAAATGGTTCTGAAAATGCTGGAACGCCTCCGGCATCAGGCATAA
- a CDS encoding cobalamin biosynthesis family protein, whose product MSHLQTLLQTHSALFIMWGALVIHLILPLPRAAHPALLWHKFAEILAEKVNTQGSYAQRTLSGTLATLLMLIPALLVLIALEPLVWQPELYHLLLLILALDWRGFSTLSKPLLQALATEDKAQARNLLAERLNRQTETLSVVGLGKASAELLIVGQARQVIAVLFWYGLLGGIGAFMYRLIVELSRVWSPSVPSNYPFGLAASRLNAGCEWIPTRLFALLLMAGQSLSMIWTQTRQQSRTWPSRNVGWLLCSVGHKLSLSLGGPAIYEGKKSVRAKLGGRVVPSALHLSQIQRLLNQRTYIWIVVESLLMFIAAPLL is encoded by the coding sequence ATGAGCCACCTTCAAACATTACTGCAAACACACAGCGCGCTCTTCATCATGTGGGGCGCACTGGTGATTCATCTCATTCTGCCACTACCAAGAGCAGCGCATCCCGCCCTGCTGTGGCACAAGTTTGCAGAAATTCTGGCAGAAAAGGTAAATACTCAGGGGAGCTATGCCCAACGGACCTTGTCCGGTACGTTAGCCACCTTACTGATGCTCATACCGGCATTGCTCGTTTTGATCGCACTGGAACCACTGGTCTGGCAGCCAGAACTGTATCACCTGTTGTTATTAATTCTGGCCCTTGACTGGCGCGGATTTTCCACCCTGAGTAAGCCACTGCTTCAGGCACTCGCAACTGAAGATAAAGCTCAGGCCCGCAATCTGTTGGCAGAGCGTCTGAATCGTCAGACGGAGACTCTGTCCGTGGTTGGATTAGGTAAGGCAAGCGCCGAGCTACTGATTGTCGGTCAGGCTCGTCAGGTCATTGCTGTTCTGTTCTGGTATGGCTTACTGGGGGGGATTGGCGCGTTCATGTATCGCCTGATTGTTGAACTGAGCCGAGTCTGGTCTCCGTCCGTTCCCAGCAACTATCCGTTTGGTCTGGCAGCAAGTCGTCTCAACGCAGGGTGTGAATGGATACCGACCCGCCTCTTTGCCTTGTTACTGATGGCCGGGCAAAGCCTGTCAATGATCTGGACTCAGACTCGTCAACAAAGCAGAACCTGGCCGTCACGAAACGTCGGCTGGCTCCTTTGTTCGGTCGGCCATAAACTTAGCCTTTCGCTTGGCGGGCCGGCGATTTATGAAGGCAAAAAGAGTGTCCGGGCGAAACTCGGTGGCCGGGTGGTTCCCTCCGCCTTACATTTGTCTCAGATTCAGCGCCTGCTTAATCAACGCACTTATATCTGGATTGTGGTTGAGAGCCTGTTGATGTTTATCGCCGCGCCACTGTTATAA
- the btuF gene encoding vitamin B12 ABC transporter substrate-binding protein BtuF has product MLIHRLHFFILLLFIPGLTTAAPSSVQRIITLAPHATELAYAAGLGNKIVAVSDYSDYPPEAKNLPKVANYKGIKIEKILSLKPDLVIIWPDGNPPRELEKLKQMGVRTYPSQIHRLADIADNIEALSQYADDPRIGRANAQQFRQKLAALRQRYQHVHQVRFFYQLSEKPIITVAQGRWPSEVFEFCGGENVFQNSPAPYPQVSREQVLLAQPDVIFNSRHAIDHMDMWARWPRIPAVRLHHVWTLNSDWLNRPTPRTIRAIEEICGYLDQARKNTAH; this is encoded by the coding sequence ATGTTGATTCACCGACTACATTTTTTCATCCTGCTCCTGTTTATCCCGGGTCTCACAACAGCAGCACCTTCATCAGTTCAACGAATCATTACACTGGCTCCCCATGCGACAGAACTGGCCTACGCGGCAGGACTCGGCAACAAAATTGTTGCGGTGAGTGATTACAGCGACTATCCACCCGAAGCGAAAAACTTACCCAAAGTTGCCAATTATAAAGGGATTAAGATTGAAAAAATCCTCAGTCTCAAACCTGATTTGGTGATCATCTGGCCGGACGGCAATCCCCCCCGTGAATTAGAGAAATTGAAACAGATGGGGGTTCGGACTTATCCCTCTCAGATTCACCGTTTAGCCGATATTGCCGATAATATCGAAGCACTCAGTCAATATGCGGATGATCCCCGAATTGGCCGGGCCAATGCACAACAGTTTCGTCAGAAACTGGCCGCATTACGGCAACGTTATCAGCATGTACATCAGGTACGTTTCTTCTATCAACTCAGTGAGAAACCGATCATCACCGTCGCTCAAGGTCGCTGGCCCAGTGAAGTATTTGAGTTCTGCGGCGGCGAAAATGTATTTCAAAATAGTCCGGCCCCCTACCCGCAAGTAAGCCGCGAACAAGTATTACTGGCACAGCCTGATGTAATTTTTAATTCTCGTCATGCGATTGACCATATGGATATGTGGGCACGCTGGCCACGTATTCCAGCCGTTCGCTTACATCATGTCTGGACACTCAATTCTGACTGGCTGAATCGCCCTACGCCAAGAACCATTCGCGCCATTGAAGAGATCTGTGGTTACCTTGATCAAGCCAGAAAAAACACGGCACATTAG
- a CDS encoding TRIC cation channel family protein: MFLYLIDLFGTMVFAISGVLLAGRLKMDPFGVVVLASVTAIGGGTMRDIALGATPVFWITDTTYLWVILATSFLTMLVVRRPKRLAWWVLPVCDAIGLSVFVGIGVDKSLLYQDSSLVAIIMGVLTGCGGGIIRDILAREIPMVLRSEVYATACIIGGIFHTTALQMGYDHKTAFLSGFISTLIIRLGAIRWHLSLPVFAINR; the protein is encoded by the coding sequence ATGTTTCTTTATCTCATTGATTTATTTGGAACAATGGTGTTTGCCATTTCAGGTGTGCTGTTAGCTGGTCGTTTAAAAATGGACCCGTTTGGTGTGGTTGTTCTCGCCAGTGTAACAGCCATTGGCGGTGGCACCATGCGTGATATTGCGTTAGGCGCAACACCGGTATTCTGGATTACCGATACCACTTATCTGTGGGTGATTCTTGCCACCAGCTTTTTAACGATGCTGGTTGTCCGACGGCCGAAACGTCTTGCCTGGTGGGTACTCCCGGTTTGTGATGCGATCGGGCTGTCTGTCTTTGTCGGTATTGGCGTCGATAAATCACTGCTTTATCAGGACTCGTCGCTAGTCGCCATTATTATGGGCGTGTTAACCGGCTGTGGCGGTGGTATTATTCGCGACATTCTCGCCCGGGAAATTCCGATGGTATTAAGAAGTGAAGTGTATGCGACGGCCTGTATCATCGGGGGAATTTTTCACACCACCGCTCTGCAAATGGGCTACGACCATAAGACCGCATTCTTATCCGGCTTTATCTCTACCCTAATCATTCGCCTTGGTGCAATCCGTTGGCACTTATCCCTGCCTGTTTTTGCCATTAACCGGTGA
- a CDS encoding LysR family transcriptional regulator, giving the protein MLLEGIETLLILSKEKTMSRTGSVLYISQSAVSKRIANLEHRLGKKLVVPDGRHIKLTADAQALIERVGPSFHELSGLIFEQQALEDHTLIRLDCSETLVAGLLSHVMGTYFKHDDRITITTNHTPRIVEHVRSGKATLGLCAGYLPGHHGLQTIHLYNEPVFIVSQTPLQQLPQQIITNDLSNSANTYQASVLDHLSITPIMEMDSYTAAAQLALQGVAPALIPLSIVHTLSIAPRYCFSFAELQPLSRPIHLCLRAMTYRSPRIKTLIAAIVDAVPKVTSVP; this is encoded by the coding sequence ATGTTGCTTGAAGGTATTGAAACACTTCTGATTCTTAGTAAAGAAAAAACCATGAGCCGGACAGGCAGCGTACTTTATATCAGTCAGTCTGCGGTCAGTAAGCGTATCGCCAATTTAGAACACCGGCTGGGGAAAAAGCTGGTTGTGCCGGATGGGCGGCATATCAAACTGACCGCCGATGCTCAGGCACTGATCGAACGTGTAGGGCCGAGTTTTCATGAATTGAGTGGCTTAATCTTTGAACAACAAGCACTGGAAGATCATACCCTGATTCGCTTGGACTGTTCAGAAACACTCGTCGCCGGCTTACTCAGTCACGTGATGGGCACGTATTTCAAGCACGATGACAGAATTACCATCACCACCAATCATACTCCCCGAATTGTTGAACATGTTCGCTCCGGCAAAGCAACTCTCGGACTGTGTGCCGGTTATCTGCCCGGTCATCATGGTCTGCAAACCATTCATCTTTACAATGAACCGGTTTTTATTGTCAGCCAGACACCGTTACAGCAACTGCCACAGCAGATTATCACCAATGATCTGTCGAACAGCGCCAACACTTATCAGGCATCGGTACTCGATCATCTCTCAATCACCCCGATCATGGAGATGGATTCATATACAGCTGCCGCACAACTTGCATTGCAAGGCGTCGCACCAGCGCTGATTCCCCTTTCCATCGTGCACACGCTGTCTATTGCTCCCCGTTACTGTTTCAGCTTTGCTGAGCTTCAGCCGTTGTCTCGGCCGATTCATCTCTGTTTGCGAGCGATGACCTACCGTTCTCCGCGCATCAAAACATTGATAGCAGCCATTGTTGATGCTGTTCCCAAAGTAACTTCAGTGCCATAG
- a CDS encoding TSUP family transporter, translated as MEISLDILALLFLAAAIAGCIDAIAGGGGLITLPVLLATGISPAQAIATNKLQSSFGSFSSTFYFVRNGLVSLRQMWLAIVCTFIGAATGAELVQILDSELLTSLVPGLLIAISLYFLLAPQAKVETNKKAALSDGLFALLVGTSIGFYDGFFGPGTGAIFAVCFVVLGRLSIIEATARAKVLNFTSNIAALIFFLAAGLPIWKLGLVMAVGQFLGARVGARIVVNQGQKWIRPLVILMSLSMALKLLWEQHQQWLLSMF; from the coding sequence ATGGAGATTTCACTTGATATACTCGCGTTGCTTTTTTTGGCGGCAGCGATAGCAGGATGCATCGATGCGATTGCCGGGGGTGGCGGTTTGATTACACTGCCGGTATTACTGGCAACCGGGATTTCTCCGGCACAAGCGATAGCAACCAATAAACTCCAGAGTTCATTCGGCAGTTTTTCCTCGACCTTTTACTTTGTCCGTAATGGACTGGTGTCTCTGCGGCAAATGTGGTTAGCCATTGTGTGCACCTTCATTGGTGCAGCGACCGGGGCTGAGTTAGTGCAGATTCTTGATTCTGAATTATTGACCAGTTTGGTTCCCGGATTGCTGATTGCGATTTCGTTGTACTTTTTACTGGCCCCCCAAGCCAAGGTTGAGACCAATAAAAAAGCAGCGCTCTCTGATGGACTGTTTGCTTTGTTAGTCGGCACCAGTATCGGTTTCTACGATGGCTTCTTTGGCCCGGGGACCGGTGCAATCTTTGCCGTTTGCTTTGTTGTGTTAGGTCGGTTGTCGATTATTGAGGCGACTGCGCGTGCCAAGGTGTTGAACTTCACCTCAAATATTGCGGCGCTGATTTTCTTTCTGGCAGCCGGATTACCGATCTGGAAACTCGGATTAGTGATGGCGGTCGGGCAATTTCTCGGCGCGAGAGTCGGAGCCCGTATTGTGGTCAATCAAGGACAAAAATGGATTCGGCCGTTGGTTATTCTGATGTCTTTGTCTATGGCACTGAAGTTACTTTGGGAACAGCATCAACAATGGCTGCTATCAATGTTTTGA